The proteins below come from a single uncultured Carboxylicivirga sp. genomic window:
- a CDS encoding sugar transferase, whose protein sequence is MLREKEKVVYNALAAFDVLIAWISFELALWFHFEQLTFIRNKDSIILHLLILVIWLVLSKALRLNELYRSRPYSILLFNVIVMAILGTGILALAVFVFNLFYIGLIPILYFGGIVALLTFIEKLGIYQYMKSARRRGLNYRNILIVGDSSANNLINQMKNNPEWGYRIIGIVGTDELKKKQMNDGAFLAMDTDVDQILESKTIDELIYCQEKARMEEIMSLMTSCHEVGVIFRMSSPFFNMLSNKTHIHYFDTTPVLTISNTPMDYLSLKFKAIYDFLVSFMVITIFSPVYIAIAIGIKLTSKGPVFFKQKRVGIRGRKFWVYKFRTMVTNAEELKKDLMEHNEMDGPTFKITKDPRITGIGNFLRKTSLDELPQFFNVLLGDMSIVGPRPPVPNEVKEYERWQLRRLSMKPGITCIWQVSSSRNDISFEEWMRMDLEYIDNWSLKLDFVIILKTIRTMFRADGK, encoded by the coding sequence ATGCTAAGAGAGAAAGAAAAGGTTGTATACAATGCCTTGGCTGCATTTGATGTTTTAATAGCATGGATATCATTTGAGTTGGCATTGTGGTTTCATTTTGAGCAGTTAACATTTATTAGAAATAAGGATTCAATTATACTGCACCTTTTAATTCTGGTAATATGGTTGGTACTTTCAAAGGCTCTTCGGTTAAATGAACTTTATCGATCCCGACCTTATTCTATATTATTATTTAATGTTATTGTAATGGCTATTCTGGGAACAGGTATACTAGCATTAGCGGTTTTTGTATTTAATCTGTTCTATATTGGATTAATACCTATTCTGTATTTTGGTGGTATTGTAGCCTTACTTACGTTTATTGAGAAATTGGGGATATATCAATATATGAAAAGTGCTCGTAGAAGAGGACTGAATTATCGAAATATCCTAATAGTTGGTGATTCCTCAGCAAATAACCTGATTAATCAAATGAAAAATAATCCCGAATGGGGTTATCGCATAATAGGTATTGTTGGTACAGATGAATTGAAGAAGAAGCAAATGAATGATGGTGCTTTCTTAGCCATGGATACAGATGTTGATCAAATATTGGAGTCTAAAACTATTGATGAGCTTATCTACTGTCAGGAAAAGGCACGAATGGAAGAGATTATGTCATTAATGACTAGTTGTCATGAAGTTGGTGTTATATTCAGGATGTCATCACCATTCTTTAACATGTTATCAAACAAAACACATATCCATTACTTTGATACAACTCCAGTATTAACCATATCAAATACTCCAATGGATTATTTATCGCTTAAATTTAAAGCGATTTATGATTTCCTGGTTTCATTTATGGTAATTACCATTTTTTCACCTGTTTATATTGCTATTGCCATAGGAATCAAACTAACTTCAAAAGGCCCTGTTTTCTTTAAACAAAAAAGGGTTGGTATTCGAGGTAGAAAATTCTGGGTATATAAGTTTCGTACAATGGTTACCAATGCCGAGGAATTGAAGAAAGATCTAATGGAGCATAACGAAATGGATGGTCCTACATTTAAAATTACCAAAGATCCTCGAATTACCGGAATTGGGAACTTTTTACGTAAGACAAGTTTAGATGAATTACCTCAATTTTTCAATGTACTCTTAGGTGATATGTCAATAGTTGGACCAAGACCTCCAGTACCAAATGAAGTGAAAGAGTATGAACGTTGGCAGTTACGTCGTCTTTCGATGAAGCCTGGTATAACATGTATTTGGCAAGTTTCATCGTCACGTAACGATATTTCTTTCGAAGAATGGATGAGGATGGATTTAGAGTATATAGATAACTGGTCTTTAAAGCTTGATTTTGTCATAATTCTTAAGACTATTAGAACTATGTTTAGAGCGGATGGAAAATAA
- a CDS encoding DUF4296 domain-containing protein, with amino-acid sequence MLKVSYYIVLLLVLAGCSLNPKRPNFVPEKKEMAQLLAEIYQVEGAISQSGRSFNRNDDKTIGYYKDILEEYNLTKLEFDSAVSWYSSNPDLFSEVYDDVISILSKQDALLKKEIADKSKEKKEAIEDIPNVKDLWEMARNYTLPLSEADSIDVFFPFKICIDSIQSGILRLNAGYTLIKGNELDSAQLRMYVYYADSTADTLQYCIKKTFKKQIGNVSQTIPEGKILIGIEGLLFDHDTTKVSNVEIDDVKLTLLPKLGAAELIKR; translated from the coding sequence ATGCTAAAAGTATCTTATTATATAGTTTTGTTATTGGTTTTGGCAGGTTGTTCTCTCAATCCAAAACGACCGAATTTTGTCCCTGAAAAAAAGGAAATGGCTCAGTTATTAGCTGAAATTTATCAGGTAGAAGGTGCAATTTCTCAAAGTGGGCGAAGTTTCAATAGAAATGATGATAAAACCATTGGGTATTATAAAGATATTTTAGAGGAATATAATTTAACAAAGTTAGAATTTGACTCTGCTGTTAGTTGGTATTCATCTAATCCAGATCTTTTTTCAGAGGTATATGATGATGTTATCTCAATACTAAGTAAGCAAGATGCACTACTTAAAAAAGAAATAGCAGATAAAAGTAAAGAGAAAAAAGAAGCCATCGAAGATATTCCAAATGTTAAAGATCTTTGGGAGATGGCACGTAATTACACTTTGCCTTTATCAGAAGCTGATTCGATAGATGTGTTCTTCCCATTTAAAATATGCATAGATTCAATTCAGTCGGGTATACTGAGATTGAATGCGGGGTATACGCTTATTAAAGGAAATGAATTAGATAGTGCACAGTTAAGAATGTATGTGTATTATGCTGATAGTACTGCTGATACACTGCAATATTGTATTAAGAAAACCTTTAAGAAGCAGATTGGAAATGTTTCGCAAACTATTCCTGAAGGAAAGATTTTAATTGGTATTGAAGGTTTACTTTTTGATCATGATACAACTAAAGTATCTAATGTTGAGATTGATGATGTAAAACTTACATTATTGCCAAAATTGGGTGCTGCCGAACTAATAAAAAGATGA
- the cysQ gene encoding 3'(2'),5'-bisphosphate nucleotidase CysQ, giving the protein MHQLTMMALKASVAGGQAIMKIYEKEDFQVMLKSDKSPLTEADINSNYAIDAILKTSHIPVLSEEGKAIPYEERKDWSRLWVVDPLDGTKEFVKRSNEFTVNVALVEDQKPIMGVIVAPALNLVYWGDEDGAYRSVLPSKWLKQTPMEVITDLSPEQLPHDRTLDFTVVRSLSHFSEETKAYMDKLDAVERSIVSKSIGSSLKMCLVAEGKAQLYPRLGPTMEWDTCAGHAIVEAAGGQLLDWKTKLPMLYNRPELLNNWFMVTGANIKPKKYWLGH; this is encoded by the coding sequence ATGCATCAATTAACAATGATGGCGCTTAAGGCTTCCGTAGCCGGTGGTCAGGCCATAATGAAGATATATGAAAAAGAGGATTTTCAGGTGATGTTGAAGAGTGATAAATCTCCTTTAACTGAAGCTGATATCAATAGTAATTATGCTATTGATGCTATTTTGAAAACTTCCCATATTCCAGTTTTAAGTGAAGAAGGTAAAGCTATTCCTTATGAGGAAAGAAAAGACTGGAGTAGGCTTTGGGTTGTTGATCCTTTGGATGGAACCAAAGAGTTTGTAAAGCGCAGTAATGAGTTTACTGTAAATGTGGCCTTGGTCGAAGATCAAAAGCCAATAATGGGTGTAATTGTTGCTCCAGCTCTAAATTTAGTTTATTGGGGCGATGAGGATGGTGCATATCGTTCTGTATTACCATCAAAATGGTTGAAACAAACCCCAATGGAAGTAATCACTGATTTATCTCCTGAACAGTTGCCTCATGATAGAACACTAGATTTTACGGTTGTGCGTAGTTTGAGTCACTTTAGTGAAGAAACTAAAGCTTATATGGATAAGCTAGATGCTGTTGAACGATCAATTGTTAGTAAATCAATAGGTAGCTCGTTAAAAATGTGTTTAGTTGCTGAAGGAAAAGCTCAGTTATATCCTCGTTTAGGACCAACTATGGAATGGGATACTTGTGCTGGTCATGCAATTGTTGAAGCAGCCGGTGGTCAACTTCTAGATTGGAAAACTAAATTACCTATGTTGTATAACAGACCCGAATTACTTAATAACTGGTTTATGGTTACTGGTGCAAACATAAAACCAAAAAAGTACTGGTTGGGTCATTAG
- a CDS encoding phosphoglycerate kinase — protein sequence MAAIDSFNFAGKKAIIRVDFNVPLNDKFEITDDTRIRAAVPTIKKVLADGGAVILMSHLGRPKGEAKPEFSLKHIVAHLSATLGVDVKMAPDCIGDEVKAMAADLKGGEVLLLENLRFHNEETKGDEGFAKELSELADVYVNDAFGTAHRAHASTTIIAKFMDEKMAGYLLDKEIKFLGDTVENAEKPFVAIVGGAKVSGKLEVLKSLITKVDTILIGGGMAYTFLKAQGHGVGNSLVEEDLVETAKQILADAKTNGVNFMLPVDNLAADKFDNEADIQTVGVEIPEGRMALDVGPETVKAYSAEIASAKTVVWNGPMGCFEMPNFSKGTFGVCQAVADSSAVSIIGGGDSVAAVNQSGLADKMSHISTGGGASLEFLEGKELPGVKAIRG from the coding sequence ATGGCTGCAATAGACAGTTTTAATTTCGCAGGAAAGAAGGCAATTATCCGTGTGGATTTCAATGTGCCTTTGAATGATAAATTTGAAATTACAGATGACACTCGTATTCGTGCTGCTGTGCCTACTATCAAAAAGGTATTGGCTGACGGTGGAGCTGTTATTTTAATGTCTCACTTGGGTCGTCCAAAAGGAGAGGCTAAACCAGAATTCTCATTGAAACACATCGTTGCACATTTGTCAGCTACATTAGGTGTAGATGTTAAAATGGCTCCAGATTGTATCGGTGATGAAGTAAAAGCTATGGCTGCTGATCTTAAAGGAGGCGAAGTATTGTTGTTAGAAAACTTGCGTTTCCACAACGAAGAAACTAAAGGTGATGAAGGTTTTGCTAAAGAATTATCTGAATTAGCTGATGTTTATGTAAACGATGCATTTGGTACAGCTCACCGTGCGCATGCTTCTACTACTATCATCGCTAAGTTTATGGATGAGAAAATGGCAGGTTACTTGTTAGATAAAGAAATTAAATTCTTAGGTGATACTGTTGAAAACGCTGAGAAGCCATTTGTTGCTATTGTTGGTGGAGCTAAAGTTTCTGGTAAATTGGAAGTTTTAAAAAGCTTAATCACTAAAGTAGATACTATTCTTATTGGTGGTGGTATGGCTTATACTTTCTTAAAAGCTCAAGGACACGGTGTTGGTAACTCATTAGTTGAGGAAGATTTGGTTGAAACAGCTAAACAAATCTTGGCTGACGCTAAAACCAACGGTGTTAACTTCATGTTGCCTGTTGATAACTTGGCAGCTGATAAATTCGATAACGAAGCAGATATTCAAACTGTAGGTGTTGAAATACCAGAAGGTCGTATGGCATTAGACGTAGGTCCTGAAACAGTAAAAGCTTATTCTGCTGAAATCGCATCAGCTAAAACTGTTGTTTGGAATGGTCCTATGGGATGTTTCGAAATGCCTAACTTCTCAAAAGGTACTTTTGGAGTATGTCAGGCTGTGGCAGATTCTTCAGCTGTTTCAATTATCGGTGGTGGTGATTCTGTTGCTGCTGTAAATCAAAGTGGTTTGGCTGATAAAATGAGCCATATTTCTACTGGTGGTGGTGCTTCTTTAGAATTCCTTGAAGGAAAAGAATTACCAGGTGTTAAAGCTATCCGTGGATAA
- a CDS encoding LuxR C-terminal-related transcriptional regulator — MTARIWILLCFILTYQKILPYEQTNNSIPYSISFIYDKSNEINRHNVLNRRFSHVNQLPFNNGLTNGIYWICITATNNKTQLQRCIFEVREPYISMANIFIIKHDTLSQLYKLGNNIKSSEKQIINRNLAFYINLKPGVNRVYIQVKYHRNVSFLFFIHNNETYLNSELKAWFFFSFYYGFSLAIILFNFFYYIKFQDSIFGYYAITVCFLNIGFICLDGIHVFLLPPGWLLTNLDIVSYISLAFIGGHLFASRFLHINELFKKSRFIEYTLIGCITLFFSLCLFKPSGILFAIGLSLLFILSFYYWILSIIFIKKNKYARFFTIAYCILTFSLLLYAIPITFGFDILLTGSWILKIGGLFEMMVLSYANVFRMSTLNKENLLMQSKIKSYLIELQNKNKQIETNKKRNEFRIEESKYVEIRSAFDLTDREIEVLRYIMSDKTNSQIANSLFVSVNTIKYHIKNIYRKLNTNNRNQIKEELNKVLN; from the coding sequence ATGACAGCAAGAATTTGGATATTGCTATGTTTTATATTAACATACCAAAAAATATTACCTTATGAACAAACCAACAACTCTATTCCTTATTCAATTTCATTTATTTATGACAAATCAAATGAAATAAACAGGCATAATGTATTAAATAGACGATTTTCCCACGTTAATCAACTTCCATTTAACAATGGTCTAACCAATGGCATATATTGGATTTGTATAACCGCAACCAATAATAAAACTCAACTTCAAAGATGCATATTCGAAGTTAGAGAACCATATATAAGTATGGCCAACATTTTCATTATCAAACATGATACCCTATCACAACTTTACAAACTAGGAAACAACATCAAATCATCGGAAAAGCAAATTATAAATAGAAATCTTGCTTTTTATATTAATCTCAAGCCCGGTGTTAACCGTGTATATATTCAAGTAAAATACCATCGAAATGTTAGCTTTTTATTCTTCATCCATAATAATGAAACCTACTTAAATAGCGAATTAAAGGCTTGGTTCTTTTTCAGCTTTTACTATGGATTTTCTCTTGCAATAATTTTATTCAACTTCTTTTACTACATAAAATTTCAAGATTCAATATTCGGCTATTACGCCATAACCGTTTGTTTCTTAAATATTGGTTTTATTTGTCTAGATGGAATACATGTTTTCTTATTACCTCCTGGTTGGTTACTAACAAATCTTGATATTGTAAGCTATATATCCCTAGCGTTTATCGGTGGGCATCTCTTTGCTTCCAGATTCCTACACATTAATGAATTATTTAAAAAATCACGCTTCATTGAATATACTCTTATCGGTTGTATTACATTGTTTTTTTCTCTTTGCTTATTTAAACCTTCAGGCATTCTCTTTGCCATTGGTCTTTCATTACTGTTTATATTAAGCTTTTACTATTGGATACTCAGCATCATATTCATCAAAAAAAATAAATATGCTCGATTCTTCACCATTGCGTATTGTATTTTAACTTTTAGTTTATTATTATACGCAATTCCCATCACCTTTGGGTTTGACATCCTATTAACTGGCTCGTGGATTTTAAAAATAGGCGGATTATTTGAGATGATGGTTCTTTCATATGCCAACGTGTTTCGTATGAGCACCCTTAATAAGGAGAATTTACTTATGCAATCAAAAATAAAATCATACCTTATAGAACTTCAGAACAAAAACAAACAAATTGAAACCAATAAAAAAAGGAATGAATTTAGAATAGAAGAATCAAAATACGTTGAAATAAGATCAGCATTTGATCTTACTGATAGAGAAATTGAAGTACTACGCTATATAATGTCTGATAAAACTAATTCTCAAATTGCTAATTCATTATTCGTATCAGTAAATACAATTAAATATCACATTAAAAATATTTACAGAAAGCTCAATACTAATAATCGCAACCAGATAAAAGAAGAGTTAAACAAAGTCTTAAATTAA